A portion of the uncultured Bacteroides sp. genome contains these proteins:
- the thiE gene encoding thiamine phosphate synthase gives MPIFDLSLYLVTDRRLSLGRPLEEVVEEAVNGGVTMVQLREKDCATLEFYQLSVRMKQLLAPYKVPLIINDRLDIAIACNADGVHIGQSDMPYKVAREMLGYNKIIGLSIETLEQAKLANELDVDYIGISPIFSTPTKTDTLLPFGLEGIQQVKQICKHKAVAIGGIHANNAAAVYNAGADGIAVVSEIMSATNPCTAAQILRTELNKY, from the coding sequence ATGCCGATATTCGATTTATCCCTGTACTTAGTTACTGATCGACGACTATCGCTTGGCAGGCCTCTCGAGGAAGTGGTAGAAGAAGCCGTAAATGGAGGCGTTACCATGGTTCAACTACGAGAAAAAGATTGTGCGACACTTGAATTCTATCAACTATCAGTACGCATGAAACAATTACTTGCTCCATACAAAGTACCTTTGATTATTAACGACAGACTGGACATTGCAATTGCCTGCAATGCGGATGGAGTACACATCGGCCAGAGTGACATGCCTTACAAAGTTGCCCGAGAGATGCTGGGATATAATAAAATCATTGGACTTTCTATTGAGACATTGGAACAAGCAAAGCTTGCCAATGAATTGGATGTTGACTACATCGGGATATCACCAATATTTAGTACCCCAACTAAAACGGACACTCTCCTCCCCTTTGGCCTAGAAGGTATCCAACAAGTTAAACAAATATGCAAACACAAAGCAGTGGCTATCGGAGGTATTCATGCCAACAATGCAGCCGCTGTTTACAATGCGGGAGCAGATGGTATAGCTGTAGTATCCGAAATCATGTCTGCAACAAACCCATGCACAGCAGCCCAAATATTAAGAACTGAATTAAATAAATATTAG
- a CDS encoding RecQ family ATP-dependent DNA helicase produces the protein MNETEFICGHNILNHDIKYIGNALQNAGINLANIIDTLHLSPLLFPTKPYHALLKDDKLQSEEMNNPLNDAIKARDLFYDEIAAFKQTDKKLQQIFYLLLKDQKEFQSFFRFISYTSADTEPEKLIHQYFENEICEQVDIAKIISEHPLELAYCVSLINSFIYFKKTHSITPPWVLKNYPEVEKIMFQLRNKPCLSGCAYCNNALDIHKGLKHFFGFDTYRTYGGEPLQEEAVKAAINNKSLLAVFPTGGGKSITFQVPALMSGESSKGLTIVISPLQSLMKDQVDNLEKNGITEAVTINGLLDPIERAKSVERVEDGSASILYIAPESLRSKTIERLLLGRKIVRFVIDEAHCFSSWGQDFRVDYLYIADFIKGVQEKKNLPDGIPVSCFTATAKQKVIEDILNYFKEKLSIDLELFTSKASRTNLQYKVFEKGNEEEKYQTARDLIEEKNCPTIIYVSRTLKAYLLAERLTNDGFSARPYHGKMDAKDKTANQNAFIEGEVQIMVATSAFGMGVDKKDVGMVIHYEISDSLENYIQEAGRAGRDEKIVADCFVLFNEEDLGKHFILLNQTKLSIKEIQQIWKATKEITRFRSSVSNSALEIARKAGWDDSVVEIETRVTTAIAALEDAGYLKRGQNVPRVFANSILCKNAQEAIDKINASEKFQEKQKEKGIRIIKKLISSKNRKQSNEESAESRIDYISDHLGIVKEEVINIITLLREEHILADAKDLTAYIKRGEKKNHSLNIVETFSRIELFLLTLLEEQEKIFHIKELNEEAEEKGCNDVNTNKIKTILNFWTIKNWIKRQNLEYSKNHIVVICQQPKDSLKEKLEKRHELAQFIVEFLYEKSNVNVSEEDAGKEEVLVEFSVHELKTAYENSLNLFKLSISIDDIEDSLFYLSRIEAIKIEGGFLIVYNRLTIERLEPDNSKRYTKDDYKKLNQFYENKVQQIHIVGEYAKKMISDYKDALQFVADYFQLNYNSFLNKYFPGSRADDLKLRMTPAKFRQLFGELSPTQLRIINDNESKYIVVAAGPGSGKTRVLVHKLASLLLMEDVKHEQLLMLTFSRAAVTEFKKRLFKLIGNAANFIEIKTFHAYCFDLLGKVGSLEKSDVILKKAIEKIKNKEVEASRITKTVLVIDEAQDMDEDEFNLINALMSQNEEMRVIAVGDDDQNIFGFRGASSKYMEQFIQINKAVMHELLENYRSKNNLVEFSNMFIKRLSHRLKETPIVAKQTSNGKIKLVHYQSTHLITPLVNDILATGLTGTTCILTKTNEEALQITGFLLKNNMQAKLIQSNDNFNLSNLVEVRYFLSFLNLHDDVFILSDEAWESAKRELTSKFRNSNKLEICNNIIRDFEVTNPKKKYKSDLDVFIRESKLEDFFNENGETIFVSTIHKAKGKEFDNIFLMLDDFNVENDEGKRQLYVAMTRAKQNLTIHLNSNFIDNLLVENLERVENREIYLPPNGLTIQLTHREVNLGYFEFVQHRINNLLSGDSLIIKEDGCANSNGDLVLKFSQKFLENIKMQDDKGYKLKSAKINFIVYWLKEGAKQEVKIILPELYLEKQHNEN, from the coding sequence GTGAACGAAACAGAATTTATATGCGGTCATAACATACTAAACCATGATATCAAGTACATTGGCAATGCGCTACAAAATGCAGGAATAAATTTAGCAAACATCATTGATACATTACACCTTTCCCCTCTCCTCTTTCCTACAAAACCTTATCATGCATTACTGAAGGATGATAAACTTCAATCGGAAGAGATGAACAATCCGTTGAATGATGCCATCAAAGCACGGGATTTGTTCTACGATGAAATTGCCGCCTTCAAACAAACGGATAAAAAACTGCAACAAATATTTTATCTATTATTGAAGGACCAAAAAGAGTTTCAATCTTTTTTTCGTTTTATCTCCTATACAAGTGCAGACACTGAACCTGAAAAACTGATTCACCAATATTTTGAGAATGAGATTTGCGAACAGGTTGATATCGCGAAAATAATTTCTGAGCATCCGCTGGAACTGGCATATTGTGTTTCACTTATTAATTCTTTTATTTATTTCAAGAAGACACATTCCATTACACCTCCCTGGGTATTGAAGAATTATCCCGAGGTGGAAAAAATCATGTTTCAGTTGCGTAACAAACCTTGCTTAAGCGGATGTGCATATTGCAACAATGCGCTAGACATACACAAGGGATTGAAACATTTTTTTGGATTTGATACATACCGGACCTACGGAGGTGAACCATTACAGGAAGAAGCCGTTAAGGCAGCTATTAATAATAAATCATTACTAGCTGTATTTCCTACCGGTGGTGGTAAATCCATTACCTTTCAGGTGCCGGCTTTAATGAGTGGCGAGAGCTCAAAAGGATTGACTATTGTCATTTCTCCTTTACAATCACTGATGAAAGATCAGGTAGATAACCTTGAAAAAAATGGAATAACCGAAGCAGTTACAATAAATGGTTTACTGGACCCTATTGAAAGGGCCAAATCTGTCGAACGTGTGGAGGATGGCTCGGCCTCTATTCTGTATATCGCACCGGAGTCTTTGCGCTCCAAGACAATTGAACGATTGTTATTGGGCAGGAAGATTGTTCGCTTTGTGATTGACGAAGCGCACTGCTTTTCTTCATGGGGTCAGGATTTCAGAGTTGACTATTTATACATTGCTGATTTTATTAAGGGTGTTCAGGAAAAGAAAAATCTTCCCGATGGAATTCCGGTTTCGTGTTTCACGGCTACAGCCAAGCAAAAAGTAATAGAGGATATTCTAAACTATTTCAAGGAAAAACTTTCAATAGATCTTGAACTTTTCACTTCAAAAGCTTCGAGAACAAACCTTCAATATAAAGTTTTTGAAAAAGGAAACGAAGAAGAAAAATATCAGACTGCCAGGGATTTGATTGAAGAAAAGAATTGTCCTACTATTATTTATGTATCGAGAACTCTAAAAGCTTATTTGCTTGCCGAAAGGTTAACCAATGATGGGTTCAGTGCCAGGCCTTACCACGGCAAAATGGATGCGAAGGATAAAACGGCCAACCAAAATGCATTTATTGAAGGCGAAGTGCAGATTATGGTGGCCACTTCGGCCTTTGGAATGGGCGTTGATAAAAAAGACGTTGGCATGGTGATTCACTATGAAATATCTGATTCACTCGAAAACTATATTCAGGAAGCAGGTAGAGCAGGAAGAGATGAAAAGATAGTAGCCGATTGCTTTGTACTGTTTAACGAAGAAGATCTCGGGAAGCATTTCATTTTGTTGAATCAAACCAAATTATCAATTAAAGAGATACAACAGATTTGGAAAGCAACAAAGGAAATTACAAGATTCCGTTCGTCAGTTTCAAACTCTGCATTGGAAATTGCACGAAAAGCCGGCTGGGATGATAGTGTTGTTGAGATTGAAACGAGAGTAACAACAGCTATTGCAGCGTTGGAAGATGCTGGATATTTGAAGCGTGGGCAAAACGTACCACGAGTTTTTGCTAACAGCATACTCTGCAAAAATGCACAAGAAGCCATTGATAAAATTAATGCTTCGGAAAAATTTCAGGAAAAACAGAAAGAAAAAGGAATTCGGATTATTAAAAAGCTTATTTCAAGTAAAAATAGAAAACAATCAAACGAAGAATCGGCAGAATCAAGAATAGATTATATCAGCGATCATTTAGGCATTGTGAAGGAGGAAGTGATCAATATCATAACTCTACTTCGTGAGGAACATATTTTGGCTGATGCAAAAGATTTGACAGCGTACATAAAAAGAGGTGAAAAGAAGAATCATTCACTCAACATTGTTGAAACATTTAGCAGAATTGAACTTTTTTTACTCACACTGCTTGAAGAACAGGAAAAGATATTCCATATCAAAGAACTGAACGAGGAAGCCGAGGAGAAAGGCTGTAATGATGTAAATACAAACAAGATTAAAACCATTCTCAACTTTTGGACCATCAAGAATTGGATCAAGCGACAGAACCTCGAGTATTCAAAGAATCATATAGTGGTAATTTGTCAACAACCAAAAGATTCGCTAAAAGAAAAATTAGAGAAACGGCATGAATTGGCTCAATTCATAGTTGAATTTTTATATGAAAAGAGCAACGTGAATGTTTCTGAAGAAGATGCAGGAAAAGAAGAAGTGTTGGTTGAGTTCTCCGTTCACGAATTAAAAACAGCTTACGAAAACAGTCTGAATCTCTTTAAACTAAGCATCAGTATTGATGATATTGAAGACTCACTGTTTTATCTTTCTAGAATTGAAGCAATCAAAATTGAAGGTGGCTTTCTGATTGTGTATAACCGACTGACAATTGAACGTTTAGAACCGGATAATTCTAAACGATATACGAAAGACGATTATAAAAAACTGAATCAATTCTATGAAAATAAGGTTCAACAGATTCACATTGTCGGCGAATACGCCAAGAAAATGATTAGCGATTATAAGGATGCGCTACAGTTTGTAGCAGATTATTTTCAATTAAACTATAATTCTTTTCTGAATAAATACTTTCCTGGAAGCAGAGCTGACGATCTTAAGTTAAGAATGACCCCCGCAAAATTCCGGCAACTTTTTGGGGAACTATCACCCACACAATTGAGAATTATTAACGACAATGAATCGAAATACATTGTTGTGGCGGCTGGTCCAGGTAGCGGAAAAACACGGGTTTTAGTTCATAAACTGGCTTCTCTTTTGTTGATGGAAGATGTCAAACATGAGCAATTACTTATGCTCACATTTTCAAGAGCAGCAGTAACAGAATTTAAAAAACGCTTATTTAAACTCATTGGAAATGCTGCAAATTTTATCGAAATAAAAACATTTCATGCCTATTGTTTTGACTTACTGGGTAAGGTTGGGAGTCTTGAAAAGTCTGATGTGATTTTGAAAAAGGCAATTGAGAAAATCAAAAACAAAGAAGTTGAAGCAAGCCGGATTACAAAAACGGTGTTGGTGATTGACGAGGCGCAAGATATGGATGAAGATGAGTTCAACCTGATAAATGCTTTGATGAGTCAGAATGAAGAGATGAGAGTAATTGCTGTGGGTGATGACGACCAAAATATTTTTGGATTCAGAGGAGCAAGTTCTAAATATATGGAACAGTTTATTCAGATAAATAAAGCAGTCATGCATGAGCTACTTGAAAATTACAGAAGCAAAAATAACCTTGTCGAATTTAGCAATATGTTTATTAAACGGCTTTCCCATCGATTGAAAGAGACACCGATTGTTGCTAAGCAGACCAGTAACGGTAAAATAAAATTGGTTCATTATCAAAGTACTCATCTAATAACACCACTTGTAAATGATATACTTGCAACAGGACTTACCGGAACTACCTGTATTTTGACAAAGACGAATGAAGAAGCATTACAAATAACCGGATTCCTATTGAAGAATAATATGCAAGCGAAACTGATTCAGTCAAATGACAATTTCAACTTATCTAATCTTGTTGAAGTAAGATATTTCTTAAGCTTTTTGAACCTACATGATGATGTTTTTATACTGAGTGACGAAGCTTGGGAAAGTGCAAAACGAGAATTAACGAGCAAGTTCCGTAATAGCAATAAACTGGAAATATGCAATAATATCATACGTGATTTTGAAGTAACCAATCCCAAAAAGAAGTACAAATCTGATTTAGATGTATTTATACGTGAATCGAAATTAGAAGACTTTTTCAACGAAAATGGAGAAACAATCTTCGTTTCAACAATTCATAAAGCAAAAGGAAAAGAATTTGATAATATTTTTCTAATGCTTGATGATTTTAATGTAGAAAACGACGAGGGAAAAAGACAGTTATACGTTGCAATGACAAGAGCAAAGCAAAATCTGACAATTCATTTGAACTCAAATTTTATAGATAATCTTTTAGTGGAAAATTTAGAAAGAGTTGAGAACAGAGAAATTTATCTACCGCCAAACGGCTTAACAATCCAGCTAACTCATAGAGAGGTAAATCTTGGATATTTTGAGTTTGTACAACATCGTATTAATAATTTGCTAAGTGGAGATTCCCTTATCATTAAAGAAGATGGCTGCGCAAATTCAAATGGTGATTTAGTGTTGAAATTTTCTCAAAAGTTCCTTGAAAACATAAAAATGCAAGACGATAAAGGTTACAAATTAAAAAGTGCAAAAATAAACTTTATAGTTTACTGGCTCAAAGAAGGCGCAAAACAAGAAGTAAAGATTATTTTGCCGGAATTATATTTAGAAAAACAGCACAACGAAAATTGA
- the thiM gene encoding hydroxyethylthiazole kinase — protein MINIQNLQRDFDLVRQQSPLIHNITNFVVMNNTANALLAIGASPVMAHAIEEVEEMVQIASALVINIGTLNADWVESMITAGIAAKQKGIPIVLDPVGAGATSYRTKVCKQLLETVKPSIIRGNASEIMALMNETVSTKGVDSQDSSDSALQSAIQLATETGAVVVISGPTDYMTNGKETEVVINGSPLMARVTGMGCTATAITAAFAAINTNYLEAATHAMAVMSIAGEIAAAKAHGNGSMQLLFLDELCNLNAEVLSTNLKR, from the coding sequence ATGATAAACATTCAAAATTTACAGAGAGATTTTGACCTGGTTCGGCAACAATCTCCACTGATACACAACATAACCAACTTTGTGGTGATGAACAATACGGCAAATGCATTATTGGCAATAGGGGCATCACCTGTAATGGCGCACGCTATTGAGGAAGTGGAAGAAATGGTGCAAATAGCATCGGCATTAGTCATTAACATCGGTACACTAAATGCCGATTGGGTAGAAAGCATGATAACGGCTGGGATAGCAGCCAAGCAAAAAGGTATTCCGATTGTACTCGATCCGGTTGGCGCTGGAGCAACTTCTTATCGAACAAAGGTTTGCAAGCAGCTACTTGAGACAGTGAAACCGTCTATCATCAGAGGTAACGCTTCGGAGATTATGGCTTTGATGAATGAGACTGTCAGCACCAAAGGTGTAGATAGCCAAGATTCGTCGGATAGCGCTCTGCAATCGGCCATCCAACTTGCTACAGAGACCGGAGCAGTCGTTGTTATAAGTGGCCCTACCGATTATATGACCAATGGAAAAGAAACCGAGGTAGTAATCAATGGTAGCCCGCTAATGGCTCGTGTAACGGGAATGGGATGTACAGCCACAGCTATTACTGCTGCCTTTGCTGCCATTAACACCAATTATCTAGAGGCAGCAACTCATGCTATGGCGGTAATGAGTATAGCCGGAGAAATTGCCGCTGCTAAAGCTCATGGAAATGGCAGCATGCAACTGTTATTCTTGGATGAGCTTTGTAACCTCAACGCGGAGGTGCTTTCTACAAACCTAAAACGATAA
- the tenA gene encoding thiaminase II, with protein MKWSEQTWIKSLPVYHKILDLPFITELINGTLAKEKFLFYIQQDAIYLGEFGKVLAGIVVRLKKQSHAEAFMKFAADTIYVEGNLHESFLNRLSSSVITEPSPSCLLYTGHMRQLLSSASVEATMAGVLPCFWIYKEVGDYILSHQTQNSENPYQQWINTYGGADFEKAVTNAINICDELAQQCTNEQQQEMTDAFIRSAKLEWMFWNSAWNMEKWPI; from the coding sequence ATGAAGTGGAGTGAACAAACATGGATTAAATCTTTGCCAGTCTATCATAAAATACTAGATCTGCCATTTATCACAGAATTGATAAATGGAACATTGGCCAAAGAAAAGTTTCTTTTCTATATTCAACAAGATGCCATTTATTTAGGCGAATTCGGAAAAGTACTAGCCGGAATAGTTGTCAGATTAAAGAAACAATCTCATGCTGAAGCATTTATGAAGTTTGCTGCTGATACAATTTATGTAGAAGGTAATTTGCATGAAAGCTTTTTAAACCGACTAAGTTCATCAGTGATCACCGAGCCATCTCCCAGCTGCTTGTTGTACACTGGTCATATGCGTCAATTACTTTCATCGGCATCAGTAGAGGCAACAATGGCAGGTGTGTTACCTTGTTTTTGGATATACAAAGAAGTTGGTGATTATATACTAAGCCACCAAACTCAGAATTCTGAGAACCCTTATCAGCAATGGATAAATACTTACGGAGGAGCTGATTTTGAGAAAGCTGTAACCAACGCAATAAATATATGCGATGAGTTGGCTCAACAGTGTACCAACGAACAACAACAAGAGATGACCGATGCTTTTATTCGTTCGGCAAAATTGGAGTGGATGTTTTGGAATAGTGCATGGAACATGGAGAAATGGCCTATCTAA
- a CDS encoding TonB-dependent receptor, whose protein sequence is MNYQQVKMKASVKSRYFGLIPLLVIALTLCFALPAEAKNFDAHFPEELLSVRLKKISKKSGTTILSDQQTIGNARVSALNATNLSVEQALERSLSGTPFTWKKTAETSYAVLKKQANQQPQATQGKGFVSGRITDENGEGLPGVNIRLTETMLGTVTDIEGHYKLTMPAGTYQMEISSIAYQKKKITDVEVKSGKITNLNTSMTPASNQLGDVVVSASYKKNSVNSLYLTQKNSAGMTNGISAEQIARTPDNNLGQVLKRITGVTTVDTRYVVVRGMTERYNQAMLDGVIIPSTDMNRRNFSFDIVPQELVNNVVVNKTASADLSAEFSGGQILINTLDIPEQNFTSLSLGTGYNTRTTGKKFGSFGGRGKSDFLGFDDGRRNMPMNLQSWTQRSEPIPSYAITQSKQFNNQQLKGYQYTASPNQNYRFSMGRLYQLDESLKFGFSGGLTYRNTQETNPFQTIRNSGFINVVEGQPLDTAAVRGSGNIYKFNTTLGGVLNAGIQGAKFKIASKNYYSHVFNETMQDASKILQDNSVRYRELLTVPEYTTVLQNKLEGENLIGSKGLKFNWTGSITNISQDIKDMRRLRYQKTATLGGVDYYDSPMVTNMHSDASGHYDSRLSTSLNETDYNWSASVSMPFNFLKEKSVVKAGYAGWDKKRSLNAATVQLVKMDLDAAITGRYEDIMAPDRMGISGDSAFYYAYDGRNGSQYTGTSKNHAVFMMLDQRFFQKLRLVYGVRAENFNLANSQDQFLRNPDNGFGNSKVDPFITGEKNWRFLPSVNATYSLTSNMNLRAAYSTTMVRPDFRETSYFELYDPYLDANIGGWNVVSTKIKNYDLRYEWYPSAGEIISVSAFYKDFDKPLEMTHFMSSGVGTTRYLRFQNQKRAINKGFEIEIRKRLDFIADKQWLRDLTIFGNGTWMKSEVEAVNYAVVALDGGASYELVATDIPGVKRPLYGQSPWIVNAGINYDAKLVGANISYNRSGYRSYVVNNNPNEIEYENGRNMVDLQLSARFLKQKAEIKLNISNLLDAETFYYTNPTAYKGGTGATNNGCELINGTDKFEADKGDKKTYRVKNGTTASVTLTYKF, encoded by the coding sequence ATGAATTATCAACAAGTTAAAATGAAAGCAAGTGTAAAATCACGATATTTCGGACTGATACCATTGCTGGTAATTGCCCTTACCTTATGCTTTGCCCTACCTGCAGAAGCAAAGAATTTTGATGCACACTTTCCAGAGGAGTTATTATCGGTACGTTTGAAGAAAATCAGTAAAAAAAGTGGTACTACCATTTTGAGTGACCAGCAAACCATAGGTAATGCTCGTGTGTCAGCTCTTAATGCCACTAATTTAAGCGTTGAGCAGGCTCTGGAACGCAGCCTTTCAGGTACACCCTTTACTTGGAAAAAGACGGCTGAAACGTCCTACGCTGTATTGAAAAAACAGGCTAACCAGCAACCGCAGGCAACACAAGGCAAAGGGTTTGTCTCTGGCAGAATCACCGATGAAAACGGTGAGGGACTACCGGGTGTAAACATTCGTCTTACAGAAACAATGCTGGGAACGGTGACCGATATAGAAGGGCATTATAAACTGACGATGCCTGCCGGAACGTATCAAATGGAAATAAGCTCCATTGCATACCAAAAAAAGAAAATTACAGATGTGGAAGTGAAGAGCGGTAAAATCACTAACCTGAATACGTCCATGACTCCAGCCAGTAATCAATTGGGTGATGTGGTAGTTAGTGCTTCATACAAAAAAAACTCGGTGAATAGCCTGTACCTGACTCAAAAGAATAGTGCCGGCATGACCAATGGAATCAGTGCAGAACAAATTGCACGTACACCGGATAATAACCTTGGTCAGGTCTTAAAACGCATTACCGGAGTAACAACTGTCGATACCCGTTATGTGGTTGTACGCGGCATGACTGAACGCTACAATCAGGCTATGCTGGATGGTGTTATTATTCCAAGCACAGACATGAACCGAAGAAACTTTTCTTTTGATATAGTGCCACAGGAATTGGTGAACAATGTGGTGGTCAACAAAACAGCAAGTGCTGACCTTTCTGCCGAGTTTTCCGGCGGACAGATTCTCATCAATACACTTGACATTCCTGAGCAGAATTTCACTTCATTGTCATTAGGAACCGGGTATAATACCCGCACAACAGGTAAGAAATTTGGCAGTTTTGGAGGTCGTGGCAAATCTGACTTTTTGGGCTTTGACGATGGCAGACGAAATATGCCTATGAATCTTCAGTCGTGGACACAACGGAGTGAGCCTATTCCCTCCTATGCCATTACGCAGAGCAAACAATTTAATAATCAGCAACTTAAAGGATACCAGTATACCGCATCGCCCAATCAGAATTATCGATTCTCCATGGGCCGTTTGTATCAGCTAGATGAAAGTCTCAAGTTTGGTTTCTCAGGAGGTTTAACTTACAGAAATACGCAGGAAACCAATCCTTTTCAAACCATCCGCAACTCTGGCTTTATTAATGTTGTGGAAGGCCAGCCTTTAGATACAGCAGCAGTCAGAGGATCCGGAAATATATATAAATTTAACACCACCTTGGGTGGCGTGCTGAATGCAGGTATACAGGGCGCGAAATTCAAAATTGCCTCCAAAAACTATTATTCGCATGTGTTCAATGAAACCATGCAGGATGCCTCCAAGATTTTGCAAGATAATAGCGTGAGGTATAGAGAACTGCTCACAGTACCTGAATATACCACCGTATTACAGAATAAGCTTGAAGGCGAAAACCTGATTGGTAGTAAGGGGCTTAAATTCAACTGGACGGGCTCCATCACAAATATAAGTCAGGACATCAAAGATATGCGCAGGCTCCGTTACCAAAAAACAGCGACTTTAGGCGGCGTGGATTATTACGACAGTCCTATGGTCACCAACATGCATAGTGATGCAAGCGGCCATTACGACAGCCGCTTGTCCACCAGCCTCAACGAAACCGACTACAACTGGTCGGCAAGTGTAAGTATGCCTTTCAATTTTTTAAAAGAGAAAAGCGTAGTAAAAGCAGGGTATGCCGGCTGGGATAAAAAACGCAGCTTAAATGCTGCAACCGTGCAACTCGTTAAGATGGATTTAGATGCTGCCATAACAGGTCGCTATGAAGATATTATGGCGCCGGATAGGATGGGAATTTCAGGCGACTCTGCCTTTTATTATGCATATGATGGGAGGAATGGATCACAATATACAGGTACTTCAAAAAACCATGCGGTTTTTATGATGCTCGACCAGCGTTTTTTTCAAAAATTAAGACTGGTATATGGTGTCAGGGCAGAGAATTTCAATCTGGCCAACAGCCAGGATCAGTTTCTGCGCAACCCCGACAATGGTTTTGGCAATTCAAAAGTAGATCCATTTATTACCGGAGAAAAGAACTGGCGTTTCCTGCCATCAGTGAATGCCACCTATAGTTTAACCAGCAATATGAACTTGCGTGCCGCTTATTCCACCACCATGGTGCGTCCTGATTTCAGGGAGACCTCGTATTTTGAACTCTACGACCCCTATCTGGATGCTAACATCGGTGGATGGAACGTGGTAAGTACCAAGATAAAAAATTACGATTTACGCTACGAGTGGTATCCAAGCGCCGGGGAGATCATATCGGTTTCTGCATTTTACAAAGACTTTGATAAACCACTTGAAATGACACATTTTATGTCCAGTGGGGTCGGAACAACCCGCTACTTGCGTTTTCAAAATCAGAAAAGGGCCATCAATAAAGGTTTTGAAATAGAGATTCGCAAAAGACTGGATTTTATAGCTGATAAACAATGGTTGAGAGATCTGACTATTTTTGGTAATGGAACCTGGATGAAATCAGAAGTAGAAGCAGTAAACTATGCAGTGGTTGCCCTCGATGGCGGTGCTTCTTACGAACTGGTTGCCACCGATATTCCAGGTGTCAAGCGTCCTTTATATGGACAGTCGCCTTGGATTGTGAACGCAGGCATCAACTACGATGCTAAATTAGTTGGTGCAAACATCAGTTATAACCGCTCAGGTTATCGCTCGTACGTCGTCAATAATAACCCTAATGAGATTGAATATGAAAACGGAAGGAACATGGTTGACCTGCAGTTGAGTGCTCGCTTTCTAAAACAAAAAGCAGAAATTAAATTGAACATCAGCAACCTATTGGATGCGGAAACTTTTTACTACACCAATCCTACTGCTTATAAAGGTGGAACAGGAGCAACCAACAATGGTTGCGAGCTGATAAATGGTACCGATAAATTTGAAGCCGATAAGGGGGACAAGAAAACCTACCGTGTAAAAAATGGCACTACAGCCAGTGTTACATTAACTTATAAATTTTAA
- the thiD gene encoding bifunctional hydroxymethylpyrimidine kinase/phosphomethylpyrimidine kinase: protein MKQYKRVLTIAGSDPSGGAGVQADLKTMSACGCYGMSAITAVVDENTVAVTGVHPIPVSFVRGQIISVLDDIGADAIKIGMLHSSELIRSVRETLSAYSVRNIVLDPVMVATSGDSLLQEEAISTLKNELIPFARVITPNIPEAEILLGRKILCQEELPEAAKALSCNGKVSVLLKAGHLTDDLLIDIFYNAEEDEVMKLSSKRIETRNTHGTGCTLSSAVASFLAHQLPLNDAVRCAKEYITKAIESGATYEIGKGHGPVHHFHTFWD from the coding sequence ATGAAACAATATAAACGAGTGCTCACCATTGCCGGAAGTGATCCTAGCGGAGGCGCCGGAGTGCAAGCTGATTTAAAAACGATGTCGGCATGTGGCTGTTATGGCATGTCGGCCATAACAGCAGTTGTCGACGAAAACACAGTGGCCGTAACTGGTGTACATCCCATTCCTGTTTCTTTCGTACGGGGGCAAATCATATCTGTATTAGATGACATAGGTGCTGATGCTATCAAGATTGGCATGTTACACTCGTCGGAGTTAATTCGAAGTGTTAGAGAGACATTATCGGCCTATTCCGTTCGCAACATAGTGCTTGATCCTGTAATGGTAGCAACTTCAGGTGACAGTCTGCTGCAAGAAGAAGCAATTAGTACCCTAAAGAATGAGTTGATACCTTTTGCCAGAGTGATTACTCCTAATATACCGGAAGCAGAGATCTTATTAGGGAGAAAGATTCTTTGTCAAGAAGAATTGCCCGAAGCTGCCAAGGCACTCTCGTGCAACGGAAAAGTGTCCGTACTACTTAAAGCCGGACACTTAACGGATGATTTATTAATTGATATATTCTATAATGCGGAGGAAGATGAAGTGATGAAACTGTCATCCAAAAGGATAGAAACACGTAATACGCATGGCACAGGATGTACTCTATCGTCTGCTGTAGCCTCTTTTCTGGCACATCAACTCCCATTGAACGATGCCGTAAGATGTGCTAAGGAGTATATCACAAAAGCGATTGAAAGTGGAGCAACTTATGAAATAGGTAAAGGACACGGGCCTGTTCACCATTTTCATACTTTTTGGGATTGA